A DNA window from Loxodonta africana isolate mLoxAfr1 chromosome 7, mLoxAfr1.hap2, whole genome shotgun sequence contains the following coding sequences:
- the LOC135232004 gene encoding olfactory receptor 51Q1-like: MSQMTNTTQDHFYFILTSIPGFEASHIWISIPFCCFYTISIMGNTTILTVIRTEPSLHQPMYLFLSMLALTDLGLTLTTLPTAMQLLWFNAREISFEGCFAQIFFIHTFSFMESSVLLAMSFDRYVAICRPLHYTSILTNKVIGTIGLAILCGCVLAVLPSLFLLKRLPFCHSHLLSHSYCLHQDMIQLVCADIPVNSWYGFALVLLIIVMDPLLILLSYAMILKSVLGVASMVERFYAFNNCLSHILAVFVFYVPMVGVSMTHCFAKHNSPMVHVIMANVYLLAPPVMNPVIYSVKTKQIRRAIIHFLSQRNMHQR; this comes from the coding sequence ATGTCCCAGATGACTAACACTACTCAAGACCACTTCTACTTCATCCTCACGAGCATTCCTGGATTTGAGGCCTCTCACATCTGGATCTCCATTCCCTTCTGCTGCTTCTACACCATCTCCATCATGGGAAACACAACCATCCTCACTGTCATCCGCACAGAGCCATCTCTCCACCAGCCCATGTACCTATTTCTCTCCATGCTGGCCCTGACTGACCTGGGTCTCACCCTCACCACCCTGCCCACAGCCATGCAGCTCCTCTGGTTCAATGCCCGGGAAATCAGCTTTGAAGGCTGCTTTGCACAGATATTTTTCATTCATACGTTCTCCTTCATGGAATCCTCTGTTTTGCTGGCCATGTCctttgaccgctatgtggccatctgtcgCCCCCTCCATTACACCTCCATCCTCACCAACAAAGTCATTGGCACAATTGGGTTAGCCATCCTTTGCGGCTGtgttctggctgttcttccctcCCTTTTCCTACTCAAGCGCCTGCCCTTCTGCCACTCTCACCTTCTCTCTCACTCCTACTGCCTCCACCAGGATATGATTCAGCTGGTCTGTGCTGATATCCCGGTCAACAGCTGGTACGGATTTGCCCTGGTGTTGCTCATTATTGTGATGGACCCATTGCTCATTTTGCTTTCTTATGCAATGATTCTAAAAAGTGTCCTGGGTGTTGCCTCTATGGTTGAGAGATTCTATGCTTTCAATAACTGTCTGTCCCACATTCTGGCTGTTTTCGTCTTCTATGTCCCCATGGTTGGAGTATCTATGACTCACTGCTTTGCGAAGCATAACTCTCCAATGGTCCATGTTATCATGGCCAATGTCTACCTACTGGCACCTCCTGTGATGAACCCCGTCATTTACAGTGTTAAAACCAAGCAGATCCGCCGGGCAATTATCCACTTCCTTTCCCAAAGAAATATGCACCAGAGATGA